One window of Cohnella hashimotonis genomic DNA carries:
- a CDS encoding galactose-binding domain-containing protein translates to MSAGFALCFLWNWPNMTSASASGIIQGEWHLSEGSGTSASDASGNHNNGTLNNGTGWSTGKIDSAVGLDGVNDYVSIPDSGTLDGMSALTVSTWINLNQLPTNNYDVVGKNANGNSYRLAVSSTGIGSFVVKTTNNDWYTAGTAATSSTALTPGTWHHLVGAYDGSYVKIYVDGVLQGTGAQAISGSIHNSAASLKFGYGSGTNIDYTKGKVDEVRIYDGALNAVEVRNLYQSYATVWQPAELTFISDASYTNPYKDVDISATFTGPNMESMTVPGYWDGGNVWKIRFSPTVAGTWTYATSSTNTGDSGLHNQSGTIRAGAYTGNQEIYKKGFLKKSGNNRYLTYQDGSPFFWLGDTHWFGLSRESWSSSNDARWSSQFKGMVDKRAEDGFTVYQTNLFVGELGDAGSQGTSNEGGYAWGLEGYAVGASTVDTTGYYKPANKAFDGNANTKWLAKDNTFPQKLYIDLKQNTTLSKVDTEFDYAATWNYIIEGSTDGVNYAVLADHVSGRSGQQATDTTNATVRYVRITITGNSQNAAAAIKEFKVYDSGNHLMNNDHKWDVPNVAFWQDVDRRLNYIADKGMVTALGLDWGRELEPFLENDFKRMSRYVVARYGAYPMTWIHAGEYAYGDDQTWGALAAYTRSIDPYRQITTLHNTADNPNLFRNESWYDIDFLQGAHDARREIAYWKGRYDLTPTVPVLESEIDYESILGIPEYYTREDAYRSFMAGSFGFTYGAEGIWNAVTDWNDAFQTWGKSPRPWYSGIDLPSGSHMKFYKDFLTGIDWASLAPSPTAITWGSGAPASGIRQPYQKANSARTVVVAYLPSWGGEYTGTVNGLSTGDTYTAKWFNTRNGRYTTISSNFSPGAGGTWSIPAQPDGAYDWALLLYATTNRVNQPTASVAGGTFAGAQSITLSSSTSGATIYYTTDGTTPTVNSTSYTGAVTLSEKRTLKAIAVKSGMTQSIVTTEYYDFSGGTVATPAANVASGSYGGSQTVTLASSTSGASIYYTTDGTPPSTASLLYSGPITIDRTGTLRAIAVKSGYTNSEAMEKQYRIRTKDLISKWKDVKASSRLSGNEEANAVDGDIQTWWSPNSSQNEWIEVDLGRPYDISLINLRFKSSAPYFYRIEISGDRSSYTTVVDKSAMNTVGYGTSHDYPIGTTKARYVRLTMVDIYEAKSDGKFALPEISVYGQSVNLLQELAFGSETNIIYGKPVKASSYINNSSSGKNIGDNNATTSWQATTGKFAGEWIEVNFGENRTFNVAKLMEFGNRTSGYRIEYWNGTAWQTAYTGTTIGTANQFKTVRFPEVTGSKARLYFTSGTSQPIIYEFQLFGKTDRTSASSQFSESHISWNAFDGNRSSAWQAAVGSYAGEWIEQDMGVNTTFNTVQLSEYANRTSGYRIEYWNGSAWLTAYTGTTIGDSKTVSFPSVTGSKARIYFTGGSQQPAIYEFEVYNRTYTASSFYNGDNTYAADKAFDENASSAWQAANGQFADQWLEVDMGKDTIFSQVQLSEWDNRTTGYRIEYWDGSAWQTAYTGTTIGSGSTVEFASVVGSKARIYFISGSHQPSIYEFKVLADSRDLSQNASASVSSFSNVNHTAAKAVDRNAGTYWSASSGAFPQWLKLDLGQSRYLTSMQQTFNNNTTWKFKVEVSDDDVNYATWVDNSSTGAAGTNFYYNFEARARYVKLTVIQSSSGDWVTSTEFVVSGR, encoded by the coding sequence ATGAGTGCCGGTTTTGCGTTGTGTTTTCTGTGGAATTGGCCCAACATGACTTCCGCCAGCGCTTCAGGCATCATCCAGGGAGAATGGCACTTAAGCGAGGGGAGCGGAACATCCGCGTCGGATGCATCGGGCAATCACAATAACGGCACGTTGAACAACGGAACGGGGTGGTCAACCGGGAAGATCGATAGCGCGGTCGGCCTGGATGGCGTCAACGATTACGTCAGCATTCCCGACAGCGGCACCTTGGACGGCATGAGCGCGCTTACCGTATCGACATGGATCAACCTTAATCAGTTGCCGACGAATAACTACGACGTCGTAGGCAAAAACGCAAACGGAAATTCTTATCGGCTGGCCGTAAGTTCAACGGGTATTGGTAGTTTCGTGGTGAAGACAACGAATAACGATTGGTATACAGCAGGCACCGCCGCCACCAGCTCGACCGCTCTAACGCCGGGAACCTGGCACCATCTGGTAGGCGCCTACGACGGAAGCTATGTCAAAATCTATGTCGACGGCGTTCTGCAAGGCACGGGCGCGCAAGCGATTTCGGGCAGCATTCATAATAGCGCGGCGTCGCTGAAGTTCGGTTACGGCAGCGGTACGAACATCGACTATACGAAGGGCAAAGTGGACGAAGTCCGGATTTATGACGGGGCGCTGAACGCCGTCGAGGTTCGGAATCTGTACCAGTCCTACGCAACGGTTTGGCAGCCCGCTGAGCTTACTTTTATTTCCGACGCCTCCTATACAAACCCGTATAAGGATGTGGATATTAGCGCTACCTTCACCGGACCGAACATGGAGAGCATGACCGTGCCCGGTTATTGGGATGGGGGGAACGTATGGAAGATCAGATTTTCGCCCACTGTCGCAGGTACGTGGACATACGCGACCTCGAGCACGAATACCGGCGATTCAGGCCTGCATAACCAGTCAGGAACAATCCGTGCCGGCGCTTATACGGGCAATCAAGAGATCTATAAGAAAGGATTTCTTAAGAAGAGCGGCAACAACCGATATTTAACCTACCAAGACGGATCTCCGTTCTTCTGGTTAGGCGATACGCATTGGTTCGGCTTGTCCCGTGAATCTTGGAGCAGTTCCAACGATGCCAGATGGAGCTCGCAATTCAAAGGCATGGTAGATAAGCGGGCCGAAGACGGATTCACCGTGTATCAGACGAATCTGTTCGTCGGGGAATTGGGGGATGCGGGGTCGCAAGGAACGAGCAACGAGGGCGGATATGCATGGGGACTCGAGGGCTATGCGGTCGGCGCCTCCACCGTGGATACGACAGGCTATTATAAGCCGGCGAACAAGGCTTTCGACGGCAACGCAAATACGAAGTGGCTCGCCAAGGATAATACGTTCCCGCAGAAGCTGTATATCGACCTGAAGCAGAACACGACGCTAAGCAAAGTGGATACCGAGTTCGATTATGCGGCGACCTGGAATTATATAATCGAGGGTTCGACGGATGGCGTGAATTACGCGGTGCTGGCGGACCATGTATCGGGAAGATCGGGCCAGCAGGCGACGGATACGACGAATGCGACGGTGCGCTACGTCAGAATTACAATCACCGGCAATAGCCAAAACGCGGCGGCGGCGATAAAAGAGTTCAAAGTGTATGATTCGGGCAATCATCTGATGAATAACGATCATAAATGGGATGTGCCCAACGTCGCGTTCTGGCAGGATGTAGACCGCAGACTGAATTACATTGCGGATAAAGGCATGGTGACGGCGCTGGGCCTGGATTGGGGCAGGGAGCTGGAGCCTTTCCTGGAGAACGATTTCAAGCGGATGTCGAGGTATGTGGTTGCCAGATACGGCGCTTATCCGATGACGTGGATTCATGCCGGGGAATATGCTTACGGCGACGACCAGACCTGGGGGGCTCTTGCCGCTTATACGCGGTCGATCGATCCGTACCGCCAAATCACGACGCTCCACAACACGGCCGACAATCCGAATTTGTTCCGGAACGAGTCGTGGTACGACATCGACTTCTTGCAGGGCGCGCACGATGCAAGAAGGGAAATCGCTTACTGGAAGGGACGTTACGACCTGACCCCGACCGTACCGGTGTTGGAGTCGGAGATCGATTATGAATCGATACTCGGCATTCCGGAATATTACACCCGGGAAGATGCGTATAGAAGCTTCATGGCAGGCAGCTTCGGCTTCACCTACGGGGCGGAAGGCATCTGGAACGCCGTGACGGATTGGAACGATGCGTTCCAGACATGGGGCAAATCTCCGCGGCCTTGGTATAGCGGCATCGACTTGCCGTCGGGAAGCCACATGAAGTTCTATAAGGATTTTCTGACGGGGATCGACTGGGCGTCGCTAGCGCCAAGCCCGACTGCCATTACCTGGGGGAGCGGAGCGCCCGCGTCGGGTATACGGCAGCCTTATCAGAAGGCTAATTCCGCTCGCACGGTGGTCGTTGCGTATTTGCCGAGCTGGGGCGGGGAGTATACGGGGACGGTCAATGGCCTGTCTACCGGGGATACCTATACCGCCAAATGGTTCAATACGAGAAACGGCCGATATACGACGATTAGCAGCAATTTCAGTCCCGGAGCGGGTGGTACTTGGAGCATTCCGGCCCAACCCGACGGGGCGTACGACTGGGCGCTGCTGCTATACGCCACGACGAATCGGGTCAATCAACCGACGGCGTCCGTTGCGGGGGGCACATTCGCGGGCGCCCAAAGCATAACGTTGTCCTCATCGACGTCGGGCGCAACGATCTATTATACGACGGACGGCACTACCCCGACGGTGAACAGCACGTCGTATACCGGGGCGGTTACCCTAAGCGAGAAGCGTACGCTGAAAGCGATAGCCGTGAAGAGCGGCATGACGCAAAGTATCGTAACGACGGAATATTACGACTTCAGCGGCGGGACGGTAGCCACGCCTGCGGCTAACGTGGCAAGTGGTTCCTATGGCGGCTCGCAGACCGTTACGCTCGCATCGTCTACATCCGGTGCAAGCATCTATTACACGACGGATGGAACGCCGCCTTCGACGGCGAGCCTGTTGTATAGCGGTCCGATTACGATAGATCGAACAGGCACGCTGCGGGCGATCGCGGTTAAGAGCGGGTATACGAACAGCGAAGCCATGGAGAAGCAATATCGAATTCGCACGAAAGATCTGATTTCCAAATGGAAGGATGTCAAGGCATCTTCCAGGTTGAGCGGGAATGAAGAGGCAAATGCGGTCGACGGAGATATCCAAACCTGGTGGAGCCCGAATAGCTCGCAGAACGAGTGGATCGAAGTCGATTTGGGAAGGCCATACGACATCAGCTTGATCAACTTGAGGTTTAAATCCTCGGCGCCCTACTTCTATCGGATCGAGATTAGCGGCGACCGTTCGTCCTATACGACGGTTGTCGATAAGTCCGCGATGAACACGGTCGGCTATGGAACCTCGCATGATTATCCGATAGGGACCACCAAGGCAAGGTATGTCAGGCTGACCATGGTCGATATCTACGAAGCCAAGTCGGACGGGAAGTTCGCCTTGCCCGAGATCAGCGTGTACGGCCAAAGCGTGAATCTGTTGCAAGAGCTGGCCTTCGGCAGCGAAACGAATATAATCTACGGAAAACCGGTCAAAGCATCGTCCTATATCAACAATTCCTCCAGTGGAAAAAATATAGGAGACAACAATGCGACTACGTCCTGGCAGGCGACAACCGGCAAGTTCGCGGGCGAATGGATCGAAGTGAACTTCGGGGAGAATAGAACCTTTAACGTTGCGAAGCTCATGGAGTTCGGCAACCGAACGAGCGGCTACAGAATCGAATACTGGAACGGTACCGCATGGCAGACGGCCTATACGGGCACGACGATCGGCACCGCGAATCAGTTCAAGACGGTAAGATTCCCGGAGGTAACCGGCAGCAAGGCGCGGCTATATTTTACTTCGGGTACGTCTCAGCCGATTATTTACGAATTCCAGCTATTCGGCAAGACCGATCGAACTTCCGCGTCCTCCCAGTTTAGCGAGAGCCACATCTCATGGAATGCCTTCGACGGCAATCGCAGCTCGGCTTGGCAAGCAGCGGTCGGAAGCTATGCCGGTGAATGGATCGAGCAGGATATGGGCGTGAATACGACGTTCAATACCGTGCAATTATCGGAATACGCCAATCGCACAAGCGGCTACCGGATCGAGTATTGGAACGGCTCGGCATGGTTGACGGCCTATACGGGCACGACGATCGGGGATTCCAAGACGGTTAGCTTCCCCTCCGTAACGGGAAGTAAAGCAAGGATCTACTTCACGGGCGGCAGCCAACAACCGGCAATCTACGAATTCGAAGTATACAACAGAACCTATACGGCGTCTTCCTTCTATAATGGCGACAATACCTACGCTGCCGACAAAGCCTTTGACGAGAATGCGAGCTCGGCCTGGCAGGCGGCTAACGGACAATTTGCCGATCAATGGCTGGAAGTAGATATGGGCAAAGATACGATCTTCAGCCAGGTTCAACTCTCGGAATGGGACAACCGAACAACGGGCTATCGCATCGAATATTGGGACGGGTCCGCTTGGCAGACCGCATACACCGGAACAACCATCGGCAGCGGCAGCACGGTGGAATTCGCTTCCGTTGTCGGCAGCAAAGCCAGAATTTATTTTATCTCCGGCAGTCATCAGCCGAGCATCTATGAATTTAAAGTGCTCGCGGACAGCAGGGATCTCTCGCAGAACGCCTCCGCGTCGGTATCGTCCTTCAGCAATGTGAATCACACGGCTGCCAAGGCAGTTGACCGAAACGCGGGAACGTATTGGTCGGCTTCATCCGGCGCATTCCCTCAGTGGCTCAAGCTCGATCTGGGACAATCCCGTTATCTTACGAGCATGCAACAAACCTTCAACAACAACACGACCTGGAAATTCAAAGTCGAGGTATCCGATGACGACGTGAATTATGCGACATGGGTAGACAACTCGTCAACCGGAGCTGCGGGGACGAATTTCTATTACAACTTCGAAGCCAGGGCCAGGTATGTCAAGCTAACCGTAATCCAGAGCTCATCGGGAGATTGGGTAACAAGCACCGAGTTTGTCGTGTCCGGTAGATAA
- a CDS encoding FAD-dependent oxidoreductase: MPIADEYDVVVCGGGAAGCTAAIQAARAGARTALIEKNGILGGTTVVASVNFPGLFHTRSGRQVIQGIGWEFIAETAARGGAKLPDFSIPYPPKHHPRHQIWVNKFIYSKVIDDLCLAAGVHLRFHEMPANIHEDSEGLYVTVAGKTGLETIKARKIIDATGDANAAGLMGYAMERSEYRQPGTLIYRMGGYDPKDVDKRVLERLYAEAFASGRIAATDHSHPEAGDPPLWRELRTGGGNANHLIGIEGDSSRTKTEADLKGRAVLMNVYRLLRKVPGCENLEIDYAANESGIRDTNRIIGEERITGEAYTGGYIYPDAMCYSYYPIDIHRHDGNDIDIRPLADGIVATIPYGALIPKGSKHALVAGRCISGDDEAHSAYRVQATCMATGQVTGAAAAIASKNRIAVGDVDLHELRETLGRHNAIVPGLVSKGIMEGEK, encoded by the coding sequence ATGCCAATTGCAGATGAATACGATGTCGTTGTTTGCGGCGGTGGAGCCGCGGGATGCACGGCGGCGATTCAAGCGGCACGAGCGGGAGCGCGAACGGCCTTGATCGAGAAGAACGGCATCCTCGGAGGGACGACGGTCGTCGCTTCCGTCAATTTTCCGGGACTGTTCCATACCCGATCGGGCAGACAAGTCATTCAGGGGATAGGCTGGGAATTTATCGCGGAGACGGCGGCGCGTGGCGGGGCCAAGCTTCCCGACTTTTCGATTCCTTATCCGCCGAAGCACCATCCGAGGCATCAAATTTGGGTCAATAAGTTCATCTATAGCAAGGTAATTGACGATTTGTGCTTAGCAGCGGGCGTTCATTTGAGATTTCATGAAATGCCCGCGAACATTCACGAGGATAGCGAAGGACTGTATGTGACCGTAGCCGGGAAAACGGGGTTGGAGACGATCAAAGCCCGCAAAATCATCGATGCGACGGGCGATGCGAATGCAGCAGGGCTCATGGGGTATGCCATGGAGCGATCCGAATATCGCCAGCCCGGCACGTTGATCTATCGCATGGGCGGTTATGATCCGAAGGATGTGGATAAGCGCGTACTGGAGCGATTGTATGCGGAAGCATTCGCGTCCGGTAGAATCGCCGCAACCGACCATTCGCATCCGGAAGCGGGAGACCCTCCGTTATGGCGCGAGCTAAGAACCGGCGGGGGGAATGCCAACCACCTTATCGGCATCGAGGGCGACTCTTCCAGAACGAAAACGGAAGCGGATTTGAAAGGGCGCGCGGTTTTGATGAACGTGTATCGATTGTTGCGCAAGGTCCCGGGTTGCGAAAACCTGGAAATCGACTATGCTGCCAACGAAAGCGGGATACGCGACACGAATCGGATTATCGGAGAGGAACGGATTACAGGGGAAGCTTATACCGGCGGATATATATATCCGGACGCCATGTGCTACAGCTACTATCCGATCGATATCCACAGGCATGATGGCAACGACATCGATATTAGGCCGTTAGCCGACGGGATCGTGGCAACGATTCCTTACGGCGCGTTAATTCCGAAGGGCAGCAAGCATGCGCTGGTTGCCGGCCGCTGCATATCCGGAGACGACGAAGCCCATTCCGCTTACCGTGTTCAAGCCACTTGCATGGCTACGGGGCAAGTCACCGGCGCCGCGGCCGCGATTGCATCGAAGAACCGCATCGCCGTTGGCGATGTTGATCTGCATGAGCTGCGGGAGACGCTGGGTAGGCACAACGCGATTGTGCCGGGGCTTGTTTCGAAAGGGATAATGGAAGGAGAGAAGTGA
- a CDS encoding ankyrin repeat domain-containing protein, producing MPKKKSTAVLSIRLDDEVLKAVDLLVESGLESNRSRAVAHFVNVGVRASHDLLVGAREQADNLQRLKNEMFEAVKHHDIDKVAELIHRDASLVNVSNPQGETPVLMAVLLRANDIKELLLRNGAGRLNVFEAAAVGYSARVKELLDQSPDLVNAYSHDGFPLLSLAVQFGSTDTVKLLLERGVDIHARSRDGSLNNKAIHATVFGDYGHLVDLLMEHGADIHARCEGELRKRFNVLHVAAYFDKAELIKKFLGYGADKTVKNASGETPYELAISLGHMASAELLLN from the coding sequence ATGCCGAAGAAAAAAAGCACTGCGGTGCTTTCCATCCGACTGGACGATGAAGTCCTCAAGGCTGTGGATTTGCTTGTCGAATCCGGGCTCGAGTCCAATCGCTCGAGGGCGGTCGCCCACTTCGTGAATGTCGGCGTGCGGGCTTCCCACGATCTGCTGGTGGGGGCAAGAGAGCAGGCGGATAACCTTCAGCGGCTGAAAAACGAAATGTTCGAGGCCGTGAAGCATCACGACATCGACAAAGTCGCCGAGCTGATCCACCGGGACGCGAGTCTGGTGAACGTTAGCAATCCGCAAGGGGAGACGCCCGTGCTGATGGCCGTGCTGCTTCGCGCGAACGACATTAAGGAACTGCTGCTGCGAAACGGAGCGGGCAGGCTGAATGTATTCGAGGCTGCGGCGGTCGGTTATAGCGCTAGGGTGAAGGAGCTGCTGGACCAATCTCCGGACCTGGTGAACGCCTACAGCCATGACGGGTTCCCGCTCCTGTCTCTGGCCGTGCAATTCGGCAGCACCGATACGGTGAAGCTGCTGCTGGAACGGGGCGTCGACATTCATGCGCGAAGCCGCGACGGCAGTCTGAACAACAAGGCGATCCACGCAACCGTATTCGGCGACTATGGACATCTCGTAGACCTGCTAATGGAGCATGGGGCCGACATTCATGCCAGATGCGAGGGCGAGCTTAGAAAAAGGTTCAACGTGCTGCATGTGGCGGCTTATTTCGACAAAGCGGAGCTGATCAAGAAGTTTCTCGGCTACGGAGCCGACAAGACGGTAAAAAACGCGAGCGGAGAGACGCCTTACGAATTGGCCATCTCGCTCGGACATATGGCTTCCGCCGAGTTGCTCCTGAATTAG
- a CDS encoding aldo/keto reductase produces MQYRRLGRTGLKVSEVSLGTMAFGRWIDEKASGEVLDTALEAGINLIDTADVYGSGMDNGDRSRFGESEGILGRLLQGRRNDILLATKFSAHVGPGVNDGGQSRYHVYRALENSLRRLRTDHVDLYQIHVFDPETPIEETLRALDDLVKQGKIRYLGCSNYAAWQLAKAHGVSALHGLHRFESVQPEYSLITRGIERELAPFVQSEQVGVVSYSPLGRGILSGKYRQGEAPPSESRLAHGEKRLELLLDTNPAYALVDGIRPLAEARGWTLAQYALSWVLSHSFVTSAILGASKPQQIRDSLAHAGERLTVEELKEIDDISRRIGLFTL; encoded by the coding sequence ATGCAATACCGGAGGTTGGGAAGAACGGGACTTAAAGTGTCCGAGGTCAGTCTGGGAACGATGGCGTTCGGGCGCTGGATCGACGAGAAGGCATCCGGAGAAGTATTGGATACGGCGCTGGAGGCGGGAATCAACCTGATCGACACCGCGGACGTTTACGGAAGCGGCATGGATAACGGCGACCGGTCGCGGTTCGGCGAGTCGGAGGGAATTCTGGGAAGGCTCCTTCAGGGCCGCCGCAACGACATTTTACTGGCGACGAAGTTCAGCGCTCATGTGGGTCCGGGCGTCAACGACGGAGGACAGAGCCGTTACCACGTCTACCGCGCGCTGGAGAACAGCCTTCGACGGCTGCGGACGGATCATGTCGATCTGTACCAGATTCACGTCTTCGATCCGGAGACGCCGATCGAGGAGACGCTGCGTGCGCTGGACGATCTGGTGAAGCAGGGCAAGATACGCTATCTCGGCTGCTCCAATTATGCAGCTTGGCAGCTGGCGAAGGCGCATGGCGTCAGCGCGCTGCACGGCCTTCACCGATTCGAGAGCGTCCAGCCGGAGTATAGTCTGATCACGAGAGGCATCGAGCGGGAGCTCGCGCCGTTCGTCCAGTCGGAGCAAGTCGGCGTCGTCAGCTACAGCCCGCTTGGCAGAGGAATTCTGAGCGGCAAGTATCGCCAGGGAGAAGCGCCTCCGTCGGAATCCCGGCTGGCTCATGGGGAGAAGCGGCTGGAACTGCTGCTGGATACGAATCCGGCGTACGCGCTCGTCGACGGGATCCGCCCGCTGGCTGAAGCAAGAGGCTGGACGCTTGCGCAATATGCGCTCTCCTGGGTACTCAGCCATTCCTTCGTGACTTCAGCGATACTGGGTGCGTCCAAGCCGCAGCAAATTCGCGACTCGCTCGCCCACGCCGGCGAGAGATTGACGGTCGAGGAGCTCAAGGAAATCGACGACATCTCCCGCCGCATCGGTCTTTTTACGTTATAA
- a CDS encoding LLM class flavin-dependent oxidoreductase produces MTQSTQAKPSKRQLHLGLFLFSTGYHPAGWRLPEAATDGAFDPKFLHRVAQRLEEAKFDFFFLGDALATSADMQHTFPSQMVRLEPFTMIANIAAVTEKIGLIVTANTTYSEPYTVARQTASLDYLSGGRLAWNVVTGMDVRAAQNYSREKHWDNSKRYDYADEFVKIVQELWDSWENEAFVRNKETGQFVDGNKVHRINHEGEHFSVAGPLNVARPPQGQIPLLNAGTSERSRDLGAQQSSAVFTGQIVLELAKTFYAEIKTKAVQYGRSPDEVFILPGLVPLVGRTSEEARAKYRELNSLLVTDYDVTPLSARIGIDLSAYPLDGPLPDLSLSSLPGNEAKWLVGLAQKAEGREAITVRELFHYFAATSRGHLLIVGNPEEIADQMAEWFEGGAADGFNICPPYMPGGLDLFVDLVVPVLQRRGLFRTAYEANTFRGHFGLSVPENRFAKKAALQGASE; encoded by the coding sequence ATGACGCAATCTACGCAAGCCAAGCCGTCCAAGCGCCAACTCCATCTGGGGTTGTTCCTGTTCTCGACAGGCTATCACCCTGCCGGCTGGCGGCTGCCGGAAGCGGCGACCGACGGCGCGTTCGATCCGAAATTTCTGCACCGCGTAGCCCAGAGGCTGGAGGAAGCGAAGTTCGACTTCTTCTTCCTCGGCGACGCGCTCGCCACGAGCGCGGACATGCAGCACACGTTCCCGTCGCAGATGGTTCGTCTCGAGCCGTTCACGATGATCGCGAACATCGCGGCGGTCACCGAGAAGATCGGTTTGATCGTGACGGCGAACACGACGTACTCCGAGCCGTATACGGTCGCCAGGCAGACAGCTTCGCTAGATTACCTGAGCGGCGGCCGCCTCGCCTGGAACGTCGTGACCGGCATGGACGTGCGGGCGGCTCAGAACTACAGCCGGGAGAAGCACTGGGATAACTCCAAGCGGTACGACTACGCGGACGAGTTCGTGAAGATCGTGCAGGAGCTGTGGGATTCCTGGGAAAACGAAGCGTTCGTCCGAAACAAGGAGACTGGGCAGTTCGTCGACGGCAACAAGGTGCATCGGATCAATCACGAGGGCGAGCACTTTTCCGTCGCGGGTCCGCTGAACGTGGCGAGGCCGCCGCAAGGACAGATTCCGCTGCTGAACGCCGGCACGTCCGAGCGCAGCCGCGACCTGGGCGCGCAGCAATCCAGCGCCGTTTTCACCGGACAGATTGTGCTCGAGCTCGCGAAGACGTTCTACGCCGAGATCAAGACGAAAGCCGTACAGTATGGAAGGAGTCCGGATGAAGTGTTCATCCTTCCGGGCCTCGTGCCGCTCGTCGGCCGCACCTCGGAGGAAGCGCGAGCCAAGTATCGGGAGCTGAATTCGCTGCTCGTGACCGACTACGATGTAACGCCGCTGTCCGCGAGGATCGGAATCGATCTCTCCGCATATCCGCTCGACGGTCCGCTTCCGGACCTGTCGCTCTCGTCGCTTCCGGGCAACGAGGCCAAGTGGCTCGTCGGGCTGGCGCAAAAGGCGGAAGGACGCGAAGCCATCACCGTCCGCGAGCTGTTCCACTACTTCGCCGCCACGTCGCGGGGCCATCTGCTCATCGTCGGCAATCCGGAGGAGATTGCGGATCAGATGGCGGAGTGGTTCGAGGGAGGCGCGGCCGACGGCTTCAACATCTGCCCGCCGTACATGCCGGGCGGCCTCGATCTGTTCGTCGACCTGGTCGTACCGGTGCTCCAGCGCCGCGGCCTGTTCCGGACGGCGTATGAAGCGAATACGTTCCGCGGTCACTTCGGCCTGTCCGTTCCCGAGAATCGGTTCGCCAAAAAGGCAGCCCTGCAAGGCGCGAGCGAGTAA
- a CDS encoding ABC transporter permease, with protein MGHDGKKRYRWRIIIGQVALLIACLGIIEYLVRAEIVGSLYLSKPTQVVEEIYKLFADGEIFHDLFVTLKEFAAGYLLSAFAGIATGMFLVLVPHAENFFRPFLSALLAVPKVTIIPLLMLWLGIGLSHKVAIVFLFCFFTIAFNTITGIKQTAEAHLKVARVFEASKLQTIVKVILPSAAPTIFVSLRVSAATGLVGALFGEMVASKDGLGNLLVEATSLYDTAKAFGIITVVTVVSVLIIGVIDLLEKRVVLKWKSS; from the coding sequence ATGGGCCATGACGGCAAGAAGCGCTACCGGTGGCGCATTATCATCGGGCAAGTCGCGCTGCTGATCGCTTGCCTGGGCATCATCGAATACCTCGTACGAGCGGAGATCGTCGGCAGCTTGTACCTGTCGAAGCCGACCCAGGTCGTGGAGGAGATTTACAAGCTGTTCGCGGACGGCGAGATTTTCCACGACCTGTTCGTCACGCTTAAGGAATTCGCCGCGGGGTACCTGCTAAGCGCGTTCGCGGGAATCGCTACGGGAATGTTCCTCGTGCTCGTGCCGCACGCGGAAAATTTCTTCCGGCCGTTCCTCTCGGCACTGCTGGCGGTCCCGAAGGTAACGATTATCCCCCTCCTGATGCTCTGGCTCGGAATCGGGTTGTCGCACAAGGTCGCGATCGTGTTCCTGTTCTGCTTTTTTACCATCGCGTTCAATACGATCACGGGCATCAAGCAGACGGCGGAAGCGCATCTCAAGGTGGCCCGGGTGTTCGAGGCGTCCAAGCTGCAAACGATCGTCAAGGTCATCCTGCCGTCGGCTGCGCCTACGATCTTCGTCTCGCTGAGAGTGTCGGCGGCCACGGGGCTCGTCGGCGCGCTGTTCGGGGAGATGGTCGCGTCCAAGGACGGGCTCGGCAACCTGCTGGTGGAGGCGACCTCCCTGTACGACACGGCGAAGGCATTCGGGATCATCACGGTCGTGACGGTCGTATCGGTGCTTATTATCGGCGTCATCGATCTGCTGGAGAAGCGGGTCGTGCTGAAATGGAAGTCATCTTAA